The Wolbachia endosymbiont of Spodoptera picta genome segment CATATAAATTATAAGACTAATATAGAATATACCTTGCTAAAAAAAAAAAAAAGTATAACCTTTTATAAGGTATGCAGGCAAAAATTCTGTAACTTGGTCAGGTCAGAAATGAAGCAACCATATCAGAATCTTTTTGGGTTGCATACCTATTTGTACTATTTGTTTTATTCTAGGCTATGAACATAGCATTAAAATATCGTCCTAGTAGCTTTAAAGATTTAGTAGGTCAAGATATATTGGTGCGTATACTAGAAAATGCTTTTACTCTCAACAAAATTCCACAATCTATACTGCTTTCTGGTAGCAGTGGAATTGGTAAAACCACCACTGCAAGAATAATAGCTTTATGTTTGAACTGCTCATTGGGGCCAATTTTTGAACCTTGTGGATCATGTACAAGTTGTCTGGCAATAAAAAATTCAAGCCATCCAGATGTAGTTGAAATCGATGCGGCAAGTCACACTAGTGTTGAGGATGTTAGAGCCATCTTGGGAGATATTTGCTATTTACCAATAAGTTCTAAGTTTAAAGTTTACATTATAGATGAAGTACACATGTTATCCAGTAATGCATTTAATGCATTACTTAAAACTCTAGAAGAACCACCATCTAGCGTAAAGTTTATTCTAGCAACTACAGAAATAAAAAAGATACCAATAACTGTTATTGCACGTTGTCAAAGGTTTGACTTACATAACATTCCTTCAGCTAAGATAATGGAGCGTTTAAATGATATTGCACAAAAAGAAAATTATTTTATTGAAAAAGAAGCATCGGAATTAATTGCGCACCACTGTAGCAATTCAATGCGTAACGCTTTATTTTTGATGAATCAAGCAGTGCTATATAGCAAAGATGGTACAATATCCACTCAAAGTGTTACAGACATACTTGGTCTAGTAGATAGAAACGTTATATTTGATCTACTGGAAGCAGTATTAGACAGTGATTTACAGAAGGCTTTGTTAGTATTCGACAATGTGGTAAAAACAGCAAATCCGCTCAATATTTTTGAAGATCTACTGCAAACAATCCAGTTAATATGCCGTTTTTTAATTACAAAAGAGATTGATACAGAATATGAGAAGAGCAGAGTAAAAGATTTGAGTGCAAAAAAGTCTTTAATATTTTTTTCGAGATTGTGGAAGGTGCTGCTTAAGGGTATTCAAGATATAAAGGTTTCAACATGCAATGAAATTGCCGCTGAAATGATATTAATTAGCCTTTGTTATCTTTCTGATTTGCCTTCTCCGGAACAGGTGATCAAAAAAATTCTTTCACAGAATGTAGAGCAAGGAAATAGACAGGGCAGACCTGTTGCACCTTCCCCCCCTGTCATCCAAGTAGCTGACTACTCGGATCCAAAAAAATATGTGGAAAAACCCCACTCTGTCATCCCAGTGCGTGACACTGGGATCCATGTGAAAAATAAACAACAAAATTACGATTTTGATAAGATTTTGCAACTATTAAGGCGGAGTAACCAAATTTATCTTTACAAACAACTGTGTAGTAATCTACAATTAATAGATTGTAAATTTGGGTATTTAAAATTAAAAGCTGTATCTAACTTGAACAGTAATTTTTGTAATGACTTGAAAAGTTACTTAAATCAAGCTACTAATCAGGAGTGGGTTATTATAGTTGATACAAGTTATATGAATAGGGAAGTGAGTAATTTAAATTATGCACCTGCAGTTAAGGATATATTAAATACGTTTAAAGGTGCAAAGGTAGTTAATATAGAAAATAAGGAGTAGGTTGTGGATTTCAGTCAAATAATGAAGCAAGCGCAAGAAATGCAAAAAAAGCTTGCGGAAGCTCAAGAAAAGTATATTGGAAAAGAGTTTCAAGGTATTTCTGGTGGTGGTAAAGTTTCTGTATTAGTGGAAGTGATAAAAATAGGTAGCTATAAAGCTAAAAAGGTAAATATAGACTTAGAACTTATGAGAAATGAAGAAAAAGATATAGTAGAAGATTTAGTGACAGCAGCATTCAATGATGCCATCAAAAAAGCAGAAGAAGATATGGCAAATGCAACTTCTGATCTTGCAGGTATGATGGGTTTACCGCCTGGACTTAAAC includes the following:
- the dnaX gene encoding DNA polymerase III subunit gamma/tau, which gives rise to MNIALKYRPSSFKDLVGQDILVRILENAFTLNKIPQSILLSGSSGIGKTTTARIIALCLNCSLGPIFEPCGSCTSCLAIKNSSHPDVVEIDAASHTSVEDVRAILGDICYLPISSKFKVYIIDEVHMLSSNAFNALLKTLEEPPSSVKFILATTEIKKIPITVIARCQRFDLHNIPSAKIMERLNDIAQKENYFIEKEASELIAHHCSNSMRNALFLMNQAVLYSKDGTISTQSVTDILGLVDRNVIFDLLEAVLDSDLQKALLVFDNVVKTANPLNIFEDLLQTIQLICRFLITKEIDTEYEKSRVKDLSAKKSLIFFSRLWKVLLKGIQDIKVSTCNEIAAEMILISLCYLSDLPSPEQVIKKILSQNVEQGNRQGRPVAPSPPVIQVADYSDPKKYVEKPHSVIPVRDTGIHVKNKQQNYDFDKILQLLRRSNQIYLYKQLCSNLQLIDCKFGYLKLKAVSNLNSNFCNDLKSYLNQATNQEWVIIVDTSYMNREVSNLNYAPAVKDILNTFKGAKVVNIENKE
- a CDS encoding YbaB/EbfC family nucleoid-associated protein encodes the protein MKQAQEMQKKLAEAQEKYIGKEFQGISGGGKVSVLVEVIKIGSYKAKKVNIDLELMRNEEKDIVEDLVTAAFNDAIKKAEEDMANATSDLAGMMGLPPGLKLPF